From Cyanobacterium sp. T60_A2020_053, a single genomic window includes:
- the gmk gene encoding guanylate kinase, producing the protein MKKTGKLIIITGPSGVGKGTLVQQLTTRNNNFFVSTSATTRQPREGEKHGREYYFLSVNEFQNMIDNSDFLEWAEYAGNFYGTPKQPVMEQIAQGKNVILEIEVEGAGQVKNNFSEALSIFILPPSLTELERRLRGRGNDKEEAIIKRLAKAKEEINAVDEFDYQVTNDQLEVTIAKLEEIISR; encoded by the coding sequence ACAGGTAAATTAATCATTATTACTGGACCTAGTGGCGTAGGTAAAGGCACATTAGTGCAACAATTAACCACTAGAAATAATAATTTTTTTGTTTCCACTTCTGCCACCACAAGGCAACCACGAGAGGGAGAAAAACATGGTAGAGAATATTATTTTTTATCTGTTAATGAGTTTCAAAATATGATTGATAACTCTGATTTTCTGGAGTGGGCAGAGTATGCAGGAAATTTTTATGGTACTCCCAAACAACCAGTTATGGAACAAATTGCACAGGGAAAAAATGTTATTTTAGAAATTGAGGTGGAGGGCGCTGGGCAGGTTAAAAATAATTTTTCTGAAGCATTGTCCATTTTTATTTTACCGCCATCTTTAACAGAATTAGAGCGAAGATTACGAGGTAGAGGTAACGATAAAGAAGAAGCAATTATCAAAAGATTAGCGAAAGCAAAAGAAGAAATTAACGCCGTTGATGAATTTGATTATCAAGTAACAAACGATCAATTAGAAGTAACTATTGCTAAACTTGAGGAAATAATTTCTAGGTAG